The genomic interval TGGGTATGCCAGAGTAAAAGGTTTTCAGGGAGAAACTGTTGCAGATTTGGCTAAAGTAAATACGATTGCGGCTTGTGCAAAACACTTTGCGGCTTACGGTTATGTTGAAGCGGGTTTGGAATATAATATTGTAGATATAAGTAATTCTAAATTGTACAATTCGGTTTTGCCTCCTTTTAAAGCAACTGTCGATGCAGGAGTTCGTACGTTTATGAATTCGTTTAATACGTTGAACGGTGTCCCTGCAACTGGAAATGCCTTTTTACAAAGAGATATTTTAAAAGGAAAATGGAAATTTGACGGATTTGTAATTTCTGATTATGCTTCGATTCGTGAAATGATTGCACACGGTTATGCAAAAGACGAAGCAGATGCCACTGCAAAAGCTGTAATTGCAGGTTCTGATATGGATATGGAATCGTATTTGTATGTTGCAAAATTGGTTGATTTGGTAAAATCTGGAAAAGTAAAAGAAGCTTTGGTTGATGATGCTGTCCGCAGAATTTTGCGTGTGAAATTTGAATTGGGATTATTTGATGATCCGTACAGATATTGCGATGAAAAACGTGAGAAAGAAGTGGTTGGAAGTAAAGCTAACAACGATGGCGTTCTAGACATGGCAAAGAAATCGATCGTTTTATTAAAAAATGAAAAGAATTTGCTTCCGCTAAAGAAATCCGGACAGAAAATCGCTTTGATTGGAGCTTTGGCAAATGATAAAAATAGTCCGTTGGGAAGTTGGAGAATTGCAGCCTCTGATGATACTGCGGTTTCCGTTTTAGAAGGAATGCAAGAATATAAGAATAACCAATTGACTTTTGAAAAAGGTGTTGATTTATTAAAACAAAAAGCGACTTTCCTTACGGAAACGGTTTTCAATACAACAGATAAAAGCGGATTTGAAGCGGCAAAAACAGCTGCGAAAAATGCTGATGTTGTGGTAATGGTTTTAGGTGAATACGGTTTCCAAAGTGGTGAGGGAAGAAGTAGAACAGATCTTAACTTGCCTGGCTTACAACAGGAATTATTAGAAGAAATTTTTAAAGTAAATCAAAATGTTGTTTTGGTTTTAAATAACGGTCGTCCGTTAAGTATTCCGTGGGCAGCAGAAAATGTTCCGGCAATTGTAGAAGCTTGGCATTTAGGAACTCAGACAGGAAATGCGGTTGCGCAGGTTCTTTATGGAGATTATAATCCAAGCGGAAAATTGCCAATGTCGTTTCCTAGAAATGTTGGTCAAGTGCCAATTTATTACAACAAATACAGTACAGGAAGACCAGTTGACAGCGATAAAAATGTTTTTTGGTCGCATTATATGGATGTGGAGAAAACACCTCAGTTTCCGTTTGGTTTTGGTTTGAGTTATACTAAATTCGATTATAAAAACCTGAAAGTAAATAAAACTGCTTTCGCAAAAGGAGAAAAAGTTCAAGTGAGCGTTGAAGTTACAAATTCAGGAAATTATGATGGAAAAGAAGTAGTTCAGTTATACATTCATGATGAATTTGCAAGTATTGTTCGTCCGATAAAAGAATTAAAAGGCTTTGAATTGGTTAATCTGAAAAAAGGAGAAACCAAAACGGTAAACTTTACTTTAACGGATAAAGAACTTGGTTTTTATGATAATGAAGGAAATTATTTAGTAGAACCAGGAACTTTTAAAATCATGGTTGGAGGAAGTTCTGATAAAGGTTTGCAAAGTGGTTTTGAGATTAAAGACTAAAAGTTTTAATCTCGCAAAGTCGCAGAGTCGCAAAGTTTAGTTTTTAAAAATAAGATTGAATAGCGTCCAGCTTTAGCTGGATGAAAATATAAACACAATCGAAAGGGCTTTAGCCAAACCTACAAAGTTTGGCTAAAGCCCTTTCTTATTCAAATCTTATTTCCCTAGCTGAAGCTAGGGGCTATTCAAAAGAAACTTTGCGACTTTGCGTGATTAAAAAAAGCATAACTTTTAAATTAATATCTTTTGATATTTTTCTACCTTTAAAATCTATTAAAACTCCAACTTATAAATTAAAAAAATGAAATATAACAGATGCGGAAAAAGTGGACTGCTTCTTCCAGAAATTTCTTTAGGATTATGGCATAATTTCGGTTCAGTAGATAATTTTGAAAATGCCGAAAGTATCGCCATTGAGGCTTTTGATAAAGGAATTACACACTTTGATTTAGCGAATAATTATGGCCCAGTTCCTGGATCTGCAGAAGAAAATTTCGGTAAAATATTATGGCATAATTTTCAAGGAAATCTGCGTGATGAAATTGTTATTTCTACCAAAGCAGGTTACACCATGTGGAAAGGACCTTACGGAGATTGGGGTTCAAGAAAATATCTATTATCAAGTTTAGATCAGAGCTTAAAACGAATGAATGTTGATTACGTTGATATTTTTTATTCACACCGTCCAGATCCCGAAACGCCAATTGAAGAAACCATGATGGCTTTAGACCATGCTGTCAGAAGCGGAAAAGCGTTGTATGTTGGAATCAGTAATTATTCGGCAGAGCAGACGAAAGTTGCTGTTGATGTTTTAAAACAATTAGGAACTCCATGTTTAATTCATCAAGCAAAATATTCAATGCTGGAACGTTGGGTTGAAAATGGATTGTTAGATATTCTGGAGGAAAAAGGTGTAGGTTGTATCGCATTTTCGCCTTTGGCGCAAGGACTTTTAACGGATAAATATTTAAAAGGAATTCCAGAAAATTCCAGAGCGCATAATCCAGATGGGCATTTGAAAGAAGATGAGGTTACTGAAGAAAGAATTCAGAAATTAATTCAACTGAATGAAATTGCTCAAAATAGAAATCAATCTTTGGCGCAAATGGCTTTGGCTTGGCTGCAAAAAGACAAGCGAATTACCTCGGTTTTAATTGGAGCGAGTTCTGTAAAGCAATTGTGTAATAATATTGATTGTCTTCAAAATACTGAGTTTTCGCAGGATGAATTGAATGCGATTGAGAAGATATTAGCGTAAAATGTTATTTGTAAAATGTGAAATGATAAAAAGGAGAACTAATTTGTTCTCCTTTTCTTATTTAATAATAATCGCCAATCCGCCGCCGTTTGCTAAATGATATTTTAATTTCGTTGTCGAATCCACGGTGATAATCTCTTTTTTATAATCAGCTGCAGCTTTGTCGGCATTTAAACCATCTGAAAAAATTTCGGCTTGGAATTTTTTGCCTTTTTCAAGGAAAGAAAAATCAATTGTAATATCTCGTGAATCCCAGTTTGTTATTGAGCCTAAGTACCAAGTATTTCCTTTTCTTCTAGCGATAGAAACATATTTTCCAACTTCTCCATTTAGCGCAACAGTTTCATCAAAAGTGGTTGGGACTTTTGCGATAAAATCAGTACTTTCTTGTTCCTTCATAAAAGCAGTTGGACTGTCTGCCATCATTTGCAAAGGCGCTTCAAAAATCGTGTAAAGTGCTAATTGATGACATCTTGTTCCTTGACTCATTGGTGTCGAATGACTCGGTTTGAATTCGCTTTTTGTTGCAT from Flavobacterium sp. YJ01 carries:
- the bglX gene encoding beta-glucosidase BglX → MKNKKILIIGVFALFTVGNMNAQKKPYLDKNKAVEQRIDLLLPLMTLEEKVGQMNQYNGFWDVTGPAPKGGSAELKYEHLRKGLVGSMLTVRGVKEVRAVQKIAVEETRLGIPLIIGFDVIHGYKTLSPIPLAEAASWDLEAIKKSAAIAADEASASGINWTFGPNVDVANDARWGRVMEGAGEDAYLGSKVGYARVKGFQGETVADLAKVNTIAACAKHFAAYGYVEAGLEYNIVDISNSKLYNSVLPPFKATVDAGVRTFMNSFNTLNGVPATGNAFLQRDILKGKWKFDGFVISDYASIREMIAHGYAKDEADATAKAVIAGSDMDMESYLYVAKLVDLVKSGKVKEALVDDAVRRILRVKFELGLFDDPYRYCDEKREKEVVGSKANNDGVLDMAKKSIVLLKNEKNLLPLKKSGQKIALIGALANDKNSPLGSWRIAASDDTAVSVLEGMQEYKNNQLTFEKGVDLLKQKATFLTETVFNTTDKSGFEAAKTAAKNADVVVMVLGEYGFQSGEGRSRTDLNLPGLQQELLEEIFKVNQNVVLVLNNGRPLSIPWAAENVPAIVEAWHLGTQTGNAVAQVLYGDYNPSGKLPMSFPRNVGQVPIYYNKYSTGRPVDSDKNVFWSHYMDVEKTPQFPFGFGLSYTKFDYKNLKVNKTAFAKGEKVQVSVEVTNSGNYDGKEVVQLYIHDEFASIVRPIKELKGFELVNLKKGETKTVNFTLTDKELGFYDNEGNYLVEPGTFKIMVGGSSDKGLQSGFEIKD
- the mgrA gene encoding L-glyceraldehyde 3-phosphate reductase codes for the protein MKYNRCGKSGLLLPEISLGLWHNFGSVDNFENAESIAIEAFDKGITHFDLANNYGPVPGSAEENFGKILWHNFQGNLRDEIVISTKAGYTMWKGPYGDWGSRKYLLSSLDQSLKRMNVDYVDIFYSHRPDPETPIEETMMALDHAVRSGKALYVGISNYSAEQTKVAVDVLKQLGTPCLIHQAKYSMLERWVENGLLDILEEKGVGCIAFSPLAQGLLTDKYLKGIPENSRAHNPDGHLKEDEVTEERIQKLIQLNEIAQNRNQSLAQMALAWLQKDKRITSVLIGASSVKQLCNNIDCLQNTEFSQDELNAIEKILA